A window from Centropristis striata isolate RG_2023a ecotype Rhode Island chromosome 4, C.striata_1.0, whole genome shotgun sequence encodes these proteins:
- the gap43 gene encoding neuromodulin, with translation MLCCIRRTKPVEKNDEADQKIEQDGTTNKPEDKAHKAATKIQASFRGHITRKKMKDGEEEKEGDSPAAAEEATEGGEEAKKAEGEEAPAKEEEAAGEEAKKEEETSQAKSPVADKPANSPAAAAASPVGAAASPVAVAPAAAAASPTAATVPSEPQKEEPKAEEKAEEKPKEVEAPAAAAKSPTTATAEEKKEESEEKKEEARQADVPAAVSPTAEKEEPNQTKDKQDAAEESKAEEATPAEAAAEGTESKDD, from the exons atGCTGTGCTGCATAAGAAGAACCAAACCG GTGGAGAAGAATGATGAGGCGGACCAGAAGATTGAACAGGATGGCACCACCAACAAACCCGAGGACAAGGCCCACAAGGCTGCCACCAAAATACAGGCCAGCTTCCGTGGACACATAACTCGGAAAAAGATGAAAgacggagaggaagagaaggagggagacagtcctgctgctgcagaggaggcgacagagggaggagaagaggcaAAGAaagcagagggagaggaggcACCTGCAAAGGAggaagaagctgcaggagaggaggccaagaaggaggaagagacaAGCCAAGCCAAAAGCCCAGTGGCAGACAAGCCAGCTAACTCTCCggcagctgctgctgcctctcctGTAGGCGCAGCGGCGTCTCCTGTAGCAGTGGCAccggctgctgctgccgccTCTCCCACGGCCGCCACAGTGCCCTCTGAGCCCCAGAAAGAGGAGCCAAAGGCGGAGGAGAAAGCCGAGGAGAAGCCCAAAGAGGTGGAAGCCCCAGCAGCGGCAGCCAAGAGTCCTACCACAGCCACAgctgaggagaagaaggaggagagtgaagagaagaaggaggaggccAGACAAGCCGATGTGCCTGCTGCTGTCAGCCCGACAGCTGAGAAGGAGGAGCCTAACCAAACAAAAGATAAACAAG ATGCTGCAGAGGAGTCTAAAGCAGAGGAGGCCACCCCGGCAGAAGCAGCGGCGGAGGGCACCG